The genomic window CAAAGTAGTCCAGTGGGAATTGTTGTTGTGAAGGAAGCTAAGAAAATACAAGAAGAATTGGATAGATTGGGAAGGGAGGGTGGAGGGATTCTTTTTCTCCCTGCGGGAACATATAGGATTGAGAAAACGCTGAAGATTCCCTCCAATGTCATATTGAGAGGGGCGGGAGCGGGAACGATTTTGAAGCCCACGATAGCTATTGGGGAAAGGCAATATCCTGATAATAGGGTGATTTCAAATGCTGATGTTGAGGGCGGCAACAAAGGGATTATCATTGAGGACTTAGTCGTTGATGGGGAGCTTTTGGGCGAATATCATAAGACGGGAATTTATGGGATAAGCCTAAACAATTGCGATAATTGCATAATAAGGAATGTTGTAGTGAGAAGATGCAGTGGGGAGGGAATTCTCGTGGCTTATGGGAAAGGGAATACAATTGTGGAGAATTGCATCGTGGAGGAGAACAATCACGGGATAAACATCCATCATATTAAGGGGGCGGTTCTATTAAGAAACAATATCTGTAAAAGGAACGGCGTTCATAAGCCGCAGTATGGAGGGATAGGGATATTCGTTGAAGGGGTGGAGAATATAAGCATAATCGGGAATATCTGTCAGGATAATGCCTGGGCGGGGATAGTTTGGATGGGAGGAGCGGATGAGGCGAGGGGGATAAAATATCCCTCAAAGGATTGTCTCATAGCGAATAACATTTGTGTTGGTAATGGTTCGCAGGGAGGTATTTTCCTCAATGGGACATATTCGGATACGAAGCGTTTTTTGGTGAGCGGGAACCTTTGCAAGGAAAACAAGGGAAACGGCATCTGGGGATTCAAAGTTAAGGAAGGAGTTATAAGCAATAACCTGAGCTTAAATAACAATGGTTGGGGCATCTCATTATTGGGAAGCGAGGGTGTAACCATTTCAAATAATTTAGCGTTGGAGAACGATAAAGGAGGAATTGAGGCGAACAGTGAGAAAAATAAAATCCTGAACAACATTGACTTGATGGGAAATAACGGATAAAAATAATGAAAAAGAGGTTGAATAAACGATGAGAATTGGAATCTGCTGGTTATATGCGATAAGCAAGTATGGGTATCCTCCCTCACTCGCTGATACTTTCAAGGTCATCAGAGAGATGGCGGGTTTGGGATTTAAATATATTGAGCTGGAAGGGGTAGGGGAGGAGAATTTGCGGGAGATTTATGAGAATAGAAGGGATTTGAAGAGCCTTTGCGACGATTTGGGGCTCGTTGTGCATAACTTCTGCCCTGTCCTTCCCGATATCGTGAGCTTGGAGAAGGGGAAAAGAGAGCGCGCGAGGGATTCGTTCAAATTGGGGATTGAATTGGCTAAATTCTTCGGCTGCGAAACAATCCAAACGGATAGCTTCACACCTCCTTTGAAGTTCATCGGCGATAGACCATATAAGGAAATGGTTGATTTCGGTCTTCAATTTAAGGTGGAGATAGACCCTTCCTTCAGCTGGGATGAACAATGGAAGGTTTTGGTTGAAACATTTAAGTTCTGCGCCCAGGAGGCGAGGAAAGCGAATCTGCGCTTCTGCTTGGAGCCGAGGGTAGGGGAGATGATATGCACTACCGATGGTATTCTGCGTCTTATGGATTGGGTGGATGATGATAATTTTGGAGCTGTCCTTGATACCGGACATTTGAATGCTCAGAAGGAGATACTCGCCCTTTCGGTTGAGAAATTGGGGAAGAGGATATTTTATGTCCATCTATCCGATAACGATGGGAAGGTGAACGAACATCTTGGGTTGGGAAAGGGAAATATAGATTTTGAGGAGATAATCAAGGGCTTGTTGAAGCATAATTTCAAGGGCGTTATAGGGTTGGATATAGGGAGGATACCCAATTTAGATGAAGAGGTAAAGGCTTCAAAGGAATATCTTCTAAATATCTTTGAGAGATTGGGAGTTGAGGCGGAATGAAGTGCAGGATTTGCGGGAAAGAGGCGGAATTTAAGATAAAAAGCTATAACCTCGCGATTTGTTCGGATTGTTTCTTGAATAGGCTTCATAAAAGGGTGGAGGAGACGATTAAAAGGTATCGGTTGTTTGATAAAGGGGAGGAAATCTTCGTAGTGGCAGGAGGAAAAAATAGCGATGTTTTGGCTAATTTGCTTTCTGAGATGGGTTATAGGGTTGAGTTTGCGAGCTCTGAGGAGGAGGTGGCGGAAGGGAAGATAATAGCGATGGGGGATGTTTTGGAGGATGAGGTGGCGAATGCCATCTGGAAGATTTTGAATTGGGAGTTGAGAGAGGATGCTCTCCCATCTTACTATGAGAGAGGGAGGAAGATAGTCAAGCCTCTATGTCTATTGATTGAGGAGGAAGTTTTTATATATAGGAATTTGAAACGGATTGAGGAAGTTAGGGAAAAGGAAGAGGGGATAAAGGAAAAGATGAGTGAATTAGGGATTTTGTCTGCGGGTTTCATGCTTTCCTTTTATAAGTCTTTAGTCAAAGAGATAGGCTTATTGCGGGATTGAAAAGGAGGGATTGCCAGACCTTCCTTCGTCGGACTCGCATCTATAGGTATAGGTTTTAAATGACAATTCCTCGCCATAGCAAGCTCAGAACCTCTCTGTCATTGCGAGCCTGACTGCGTACGCAGTCAGGCTTGGCAATCTTGTATTTAAATGCAAATACATTCTTTAAGAAGAGATTGCCACGGGCTCCCCGTAGGGAGCCCGCGCATCTATGGGTATAGGTTTTAGCGACAATTCCCTCCGTAGCGGTGTGGATGAAAAGAGCAAATGCAATGTAAATTTGACTATTTGAAAAATGTTGTTATTATTATAAATACCCCCTAGGGGTATTTTGAAAGGAGGTTTTATACTATGAGGTCTAAGCTTGTTTTATTAGTTCTGTTTTTGGTTGTAGTTATAGGGCTCGTTGTCCTAATGAGTGGAAGAAAGGAGAAAAGTTCTACTACTGTTCCGCCTGTGATTTCAAATACTCCCGCCGTGAATGTTCCCACTGCGGGAGGGGGAGCGAAAAAGGAAGAAGCAAAGACGCAGGAGGGGGATGTTATCAGTTTGGATGAGGGCAATTTTAACGAGTTCATAAATTCTGATTTGCCAGTTATCGTTGATTTCTGGCAGACGGGCTGTGGAGCGTGTATGATGCTTGAGCCGATTTTCAAGGAAGTGGCAGGAGAGATGAAAGGGAAGATGAAATTCGCAATGTGTCAAATAGATTATAATGGCAATGAGAAATTCGCCTATAAATATCACATTGAAGCCACGCCCACTATGATAGTTTTCAAGAAAGGGAAGGAAATCGGGCGAATAATCGGGTATAGAGAGAAGGATTCTCTTATGGACGCCTTGAAAGATTTCCTTAGAAAGTGATTTAATAAAAATAAAAAGGAGGTTATAGGATATGGCGATTATCTCGGATAAGGACAAGGAGTATATCAAGAAATTGTTTTCCGAGAAGTTGGACAAGGAAGTAAGGATTTTGATGTTCACACAGAAGGAGAGTCCATTGGTGGTGCCAGGTGTTGAGGAATGCACATACTGCAAGGAGACGAGGCAGATTTTGGAGGAGCTATGCGAGCTCTCGCCCAAGCTGAAATTGGAGGTTCATGACTTCTATGGGGAAAAGGAACTTGCCGCGAAGCACGGGGTTGATAAAATACCCGCCACATTGCTCATTCCCGAGGGAGAGGAAACGGCGAGGGTGAGATTCTACGGCATACCGAGTGGATACGAGTTCGGCTCCCTTATAGAGGATATAATAGATATGTCAAGGGGCGAGACCTCGCTTTCCCCGGAAAGCAAACAGAAGCTTGCATCTCTAACGAGCGATATCCATATCCAGGTCTTTGTGACGCCGACCTGTCCCTATTGCCCATCCGCTGTAAGGACGGCGCATCAGATGGCAATGGAGTCAAAGCATATAAAGGCGGACATGATAGAGGCAATAGAATTTCCCCATTTGGCGAACCGCTATAGGGTGAGAGGAGTGCCGAAGACGATAGCCAATGATATTGTGGAGATAGAGGGGGCTCTTCCTGAGCAGATGTTTGTGGAGAGGGTTTTATCGGCTGTTAAGAAATAACAATTTTATGGCGAGGCTTCCCGCAAGGGAAGCCTCGCCATAAAAATACTTTATAGCTCTAGCAGATGCGAGGTAGCTCCTCGCCGATTGGCATTTCTACTATGCGTGAACCTCCTATCTTCGTCCGAAGGACGACCTTCCCCTTGGGTTGCCTTTCAATCCTCCCTATTATTTTTGAATCTTTCCCTTCCTCCCTTTCCCTCATAACTTTTAAGACCTCCTCTCCCGCATCTTGGGAGACAATCGCTATGAACTTTCCCTCATTAGCGACATACAAAGGGTCTAATCCGAGAATTTCACAGGCGGATAGGACCTCGGGTTTGATTGGAACCGCTTCCTCTTCAATGTGAATAGCCAAGCCCGTCGCCGAGGCGATTTCGCAGAGAACCGCCCCCAATCCTCCCCTCGTCAAATCTCGCATCGCTTTAATCCCTTCTATTTTTACCATCTCTTCAACTATGTGATTCAGTGGTTGGGAATCGCTTTTTATATCCCCCTCCAAAGTTATTCCCTCTCTCGTCATAAGTATTGCTATTCCGTGCTCCCCGATGGGACCATTTATGATCACAAAATCGCCTTCTCTAATGTTTTTGAAAGAGAACGATATATTGACCGGAATTATCCCTATTCCCGCCGTGGTTATGTATATTTTATCCGCCATTCCCTTTCCAACCACTTTCGTGTCGCCTGTGACTATATAAACTCCCGCCCTTGAACAAGCTTCTTTCATTGAGCGAGTAATCCTTTCCAATTGTTCCATAGGAAATCCTTCCTCGATTATCAGGGAAGCGGAGATGTAGAGGGGAGTTGCTCCCATCATTGCCAGGTCGTTTACAGTTCCGTAAATTGACAAACTTCCTATATCGCCCCCGGGAAAGAAGATTGGGTCAACGGTATAGGAATCAGTAGTGAAGGCGAGCTTGAGATTTTCAAATTCTAAAACGGCGCTATCCCCCAGCTCGGAGAGGATAGAATTCTTGAAAAAGGGGAGAAAGAGCCTCTCTATCAGCTCTCTTGTTAGCTTTCCACCTCCTCCGTGAGCAAGAAGTATCCTATCCTCTCTCTTCATTTCTCTTTTACGAATAGATTCGCCCTATGGACCTGAACGAGCTTCATTTGGGGTAGAAAGGATTGCAAAGCTTCAACTACCTCTCTCGGTTTAGCCGAGCCATAAGGGGTGAGGGAGACGAGCAGTTCCAGGCTAGCTTTTGAAGGTTGAAAATCCCTCAATTTCAAATCTCTAACGAAATCCTTTAGATTTATCTCCTTAGTTTTTCCTTTCTGTTCTCTTTTCATTGGGAAACTGGGTGCTTCAAGGAATTTTTTAATCGCTTCTTCCAAAGCTTCCCTTTTAACCTCGGTGGGGAGAATTATGGTCAAGATGAAAAGGGTGCTATCGGCTATTATTCCCTTTTTGTTCAACTGGGAGACATCTTCTATTCTTATTCCATTAGGGAGGAAGCGATTGAGACGCTCCTTGATTTGGTGAGAGGGAAGGGGTTCTTTAAGGGTGATAATAGCCTTCTCGCAATCGCTCGTTGCGCCGAGCTCTAAAGCGGTGAGGAAGGATATTTTGGGATGGGGATTGTAGCCCTCGGTGAAGGATATGGGTAGAAATGAGCGTCTCAATGCCCTTTCAAGCGCTCTATAGAGGTCAAGATGGGATATGAATTTAGCTTTCCCTTTTTTGGATATAGTTAAGCAGTAATCTCTCATTTGGGAGAGGCTATTTCGTTTTTGATTTTAAAGTTTAGGCAGATGCCGCAATTGGAGCAGGAAGAGAATCGGCAATCAGGGGTGGTTTCTCCCCTTTTAGCTCGTTCGTTTTCCTCTATTAAGAATTCCTTGGATATTCCCACATCTATTACATCCCAGGGGAGAGGTTCGTCATAGGGGATTTCCCTTTCAACATAGCGATGAGGGTCAATATTCGCTTCGGCGAAGGCTTCAAGCCAACGGGAGAAGTCAAATTTCCCTTCCCAGCTATCCATCCTACATCCTTTCTCCCAGGCTTTGAGAATCACCTGGCTAACCCTTCTATCTCCTCTGGCAAGCGCTGTTTCAACGAAGCTCATATAGGGTGAATGGAAATCCATATCCACCCTTTTATCGCTTACTGACTTCCTCAACATTTGCATCCTTTTCTGGAGTAGTTCTATTGGAAGCTGTGGACGCCATTGAAAAGGTGTATGGGGCTTGGGCATAAAGGGGGAAACGCTCAAGTGGAGGCGATTGAGTTGTCCCTTGCCCAATTTAAGGATTTGTTTGAGCAGATTACCCAGCTCTTCTATATCTTCTTCAGTTTCCTCTGGAAGCCCAATCATAAGATAGAGCTTCAATGTTCTCCAGCCGAGGGAGAAAGCGGTTTCAATTGTATTGAATATCTCCTCATCGGATATGTTTTTGTTTATTACCTTCCTCAGGCGTTGATTTGTTTCAGGGGCGAAGGTCAGGGTTGTCTTTCTAACCCTCTGGATTTCCTCGGCTAATTTCAGGGAGAAGGTATCCAAACGGAGGGAGGAAAGGCTTATTCCCACTCGTAAGGGGAAAAGCAAGCGGGATAAGCGAGCGGTTATCTCCTCTATTTGGGAATGGTCGGCTGGATTTAGGGC from bacterium includes these protein-coding regions:
- a CDS encoding thioredoxin family protein, producing the protein MAIISDKDKEYIKKLFSEKLDKEVRILMFTQKESPLVVPGVEECTYCKETRQILEELCELSPKLKLEVHDFYGEKELAAKHGVDKIPATLLIPEGEETARVRFYGIPSGYEFGSLIEDIIDMSRGETSLSPESKQKLASLTSDIHIQVFVTPTCPYCPSAVRTAHQMAMESKHIKADMIEAIEFPHLANRYRVRGVPKTIANDIVEIEGALPEQMFVERVLSAVKK
- the hypE gene encoding hydrogenase expression/formation protein HypE, translated to MKREDRILLAHGGGGKLTRELIERLFLPFFKNSILSELGDSAVLEFENLKLAFTTDSYTVDPIFFPGGDIGSLSIYGTVNDLAMMGATPLYISASLIIEEGFPMEQLERITRSMKEACSRAGVYIVTGDTKVVGKGMADKIYITTAGIGIIPVNISFSFKNIREGDFVIINGPIGEHGIAILMTREGITLEGDIKSDSQPLNHIVEEMVKIEGIKAMRDLTRGGLGAVLCEIASATGLAIHIEEEAVPIKPEVLSACEILGLDPLYVANEGKFIAIVSQDAGEEVLKVMREREEGKDSKIIGRIERQPKGKVVLRTKIGGSRIVEMPIGEELPRIC
- a CDS encoding right-handed parallel beta-helix repeat-containing protein, which translates into the protein MLLFASFEFCQSSPVGIVVVKEAKKIQEELDRLGREGGGILFLPAGTYRIEKTLKIPSNVILRGAGAGTILKPTIAIGERQYPDNRVISNADVEGGNKGIIIEDLVVDGELLGEYHKTGIYGISLNNCDNCIIRNVVVRRCSGEGILVAYGKGNTIVENCIVEENNHGINIHHIKGAVLLRNNICKRNGVHKPQYGGIGIFVEGVENISIIGNICQDNAWAGIVWMGGADEARGIKYPSKDCLIANNICVGNGSQGGIFLNGTYSDTKRFLVSGNLCKENKGNGIWGFKVKEGVISNNLSLNNNGWGISLLGSEGVTISNNLALENDKGGIEANSEKNKILNNIDLMGNNG
- a CDS encoding sugar phosphate isomerase/epimerase — encoded protein: MRIGICWLYAISKYGYPPSLADTFKVIREMAGLGFKYIELEGVGEENLREIYENRRDLKSLCDDLGLVVHNFCPVLPDIVSLEKGKRERARDSFKLGIELAKFFGCETIQTDSFTPPLKFIGDRPYKEMVDFGLQFKVEIDPSFSWDEQWKVLVETFKFCAQEARKANLRFCLEPRVGEMICTTDGILRLMDWVDDDNFGAVLDTGHLNAQKEILALSVEKLGKRIFYVHLSDNDGKVNEHLGLGKGNIDFEEIIKGLLKHNFKGVIGLDIGRIPNLDEEVKASKEYLLNIFERLGVEAE
- a CDS encoding thioredoxin family protein encodes the protein MRSKLVLLVLFLVVVIGLVVLMSGRKEKSSTTVPPVISNTPAVNVPTAGGGAKKEEAKTQEGDVISLDEGNFNEFINSDLPVIVDFWQTGCGACMMLEPIFKEVAGEMKGKMKFAMCQIDYNGNEKFAYKYHIEATPTMIVFKKGKEIGRIIGYREKDSLMDALKDFLRK
- a CDS encoding DUF2344 domain-containing protein, producing the protein MRDYCLTISKKGKAKFISHLDLYRALERALRRSFLPISFTEGYNPHPKISFLTALELGATSDCEKAIITLKEPLPSHQIKERLNRFLPNGIRIEDVSQLNKKGIIADSTLFILTIILPTEVKREALEEAIKKFLEAPSFPMKREQKGKTKEINLKDFVRDLKLRDFQPSKASLELLVSLTPYGSAKPREVVEALQSFLPQMKLVQVHRANLFVKEK